The Mucilaginibacter mallensis genome has a segment encoding these proteins:
- a CDS encoding MBL fold metallo-hydrolase gives MKLHTINTGFFKLDGGAMFGVVPKAIWNKTNPADENNLCTWAMRCLLVEDGDRLILIDTGIGNKQDQKFFSYYYLHGDASMDSSLAAKGFHRDDITDVFLTHLHFDHVGGAVIREGDKLIPAFKNATYWSNKDHWEWAVNPNDREKASFLKENILPIQESGQLKFITGQDNVSFTSNINVKFAYGHTEAMMLPLINYNDKQILYMADLLPSVGHLPMPYVMAYDMFPLKTLTEKKIVLTEALEKEYILYLEHDPINECCTLQQTEKGIRLGNTFKLGEL, from the coding sequence ATGAAACTGCACACAATAAATACCGGTTTTTTTAAGCTAGATGGCGGCGCTATGTTTGGCGTTGTACCTAAAGCTATCTGGAACAAAACCAACCCTGCCGATGAAAACAACCTGTGTACCTGGGCCATGCGCTGTTTGTTGGTTGAGGATGGCGATAGATTGATATTGATTGATACAGGCATAGGCAATAAGCAGGATCAAAAATTCTTTAGTTATTATTATTTGCATGGTGATGCCAGTATGGATAGCTCACTGGCTGCTAAAGGATTTCATCGTGATGATATAACAGATGTATTTTTAACCCACCTGCACTTTGACCATGTTGGCGGCGCTGTTATAAGAGAGGGTGATAAATTGATACCCGCCTTTAAAAATGCTACCTATTGGAGTAATAAGGATCATTGGGAATGGGCCGTAAATCCTAATGACCGCGAGAAGGCATCGTTCCTGAAAGAAAACATTTTACCGATACAGGAAAGCGGCCAATTGAAGTTTATTACAGGTCAGGATAATGTAAGTTTTACCAGTAATATTAATGTAAAATTTGCATACGGGCATACCGAAGCCATGATGCTGCCGCTGATAAACTATAATGACAAACAAATATTATACATGGCCGATCTGCTGCCATCCGTAGGCCATTTGCCCATGCCCTATGTTATGGCTTATGACATGTTCCCACTAAAAACTTTAACTGAAAAGAAGATAGTATTAACAGAAGCACTGGAAAAAGAATACATTCTGTACCTGGAACATGACCCCATAAACGAGTGCTGCACCCTGCAACAAACTGAAAAAGGAATAAGATTAGGCAATACCTTTAAGCTAGGTGAACTGTAG
- a CDS encoding DUF2975 domain-containing protein, translated as MKRVRLLQVAVYIVFAALFFQNAAPGLYQGLMDSIRGDTDETGVVTSVLPGAAIDPRLIPGTRDENMQVNNNYSLEDISINANVRVNAKFINTSSWLFALSIILTFVGFSILASIAYIINKVIYSIYEGSIFESKHLEMIRRIGLLLIVYTIVDYGFQQAAFYISKSLINSPVTILNASAYDFEVLICGLLVLIVAEAFKQGAQLKEEQELTI; from the coding sequence ATGAAAAGAGTTAGATTGTTACAAGTAGCCGTATATATAGTATTTGCAGCGTTGTTTTTTCAGAATGCTGCGCCTGGGCTTTACCAGGGTCTTATGGATAGTATTCGCGGTGATACGGACGAGACCGGCGTTGTTACCTCGGTTCTTCCTGGTGCTGCTATTGATCCGCGTTTGATACCCGGTACCAGGGATGAAAATATGCAAGTGAACAATAATTATTCACTTGAGGATATTAGCATTAATGCAAATGTAAGGGTTAACGCTAAATTTATTAATACGTCGTCGTGGCTTTTTGCATTAAGTATTATTTTGACTTTTGTTGGTTTTAGTATACTTGCTAGTATTGCTTATATTATTAACAAGGTTATTTATAGTATTTATGAGGGCTCAATTTTTGAAAGCAAGCACCTGGAAATGATTAGGCGGATAGGGTTATTATTGATTGTTTATACTATAGTGGATTATGGCTTTCAGCAGGCGGCTTTTTACATTAGCAAAAGCCTTATAAATTCACCTGTAACCATTTTAAATGCATCAGCTTATGATTTTGAAGTGCTGATTTGCGGATTATTAGTACTGATAGTTGCCGAAGCCTTTAAACAAGGCGCACAATTAAAAGAAGAACAGGAGTTAACTATATAA
- the lpdA gene encoding dihydrolipoyl dehydrogenase produces MNYDVIVIGSGPGGYVAAIRASQLGLKTAVVEKESLGGICLNWGCIPTKALLKSAQVFEYLNHAADYGVTVEGGDVNFEAMVKRSRGVADGMSKGVQFLMKKNKIDVLTGFGSLKGKGTVEVKGADGTTQLYTAKHIILATGGRSRELPNIKQDYKKVIGYRQAMILPKKPKSMIVVGSGAIGIEFAYFYNSIGTAVTVVEYLDNIVPLEDEEVSRTLGRILRKSGINILTGSTVESVDSSGDLCKVSVKTATGTEVLEAEIVLSAVGISTNIEGIGLEEAGVKTDKGKVLVDDFYKTNIEGVYAIGDIVKGQALAHVASAEGIICVEKIAGHNPEPLNYNNIPGCTYCSPEVASVGYTEKAAKEAGYELKVGKFPFSASGKASAAGAKDGFVKLIFDAKYGEILGAHMVGHNVTEMIAEIVTARKLEATGHEIIKSVHPHPTMSEAVMEAAAEAYGECIHL; encoded by the coding sequence ATGAACTACGATGTAATTGTTATAGGGAGTGGCCCGGGTGGTTATGTAGCTGCCATTCGTGCTTCCCAACTAGGTTTAAAAACCGCAGTAGTTGAAAAAGAATCGTTAGGTGGTATATGCCTTAACTGGGGCTGTATCCCAACAAAAGCATTACTAAAAAGCGCACAGGTATTTGAATATTTAAATCACGCGGCCGATTATGGTGTTACAGTTGAAGGCGGCGATGTAAATTTTGAAGCCATGGTAAAAAGGAGCCGCGGCGTTGCCGATGGCATGAGCAAAGGTGTTCAGTTCCTGATGAAAAAAAATAAGATTGATGTATTAACAGGCTTTGGCTCGCTTAAAGGCAAAGGCACAGTTGAAGTTAAAGGTGCTGACGGCACAACGCAGCTATACACTGCAAAACACATCATACTGGCAACAGGTGGCCGCTCACGCGAACTACCTAATATAAAACAGGATTACAAGAAAGTTATAGGTTATCGCCAGGCCATGATATTGCCTAAGAAACCAAAATCAATGATAGTGGTTGGCTCGGGCGCTATAGGTATTGAGTTTGCTTACTTCTACAACTCTATCGGCACTGCTGTTACTGTTGTTGAGTATTTAGATAACATTGTACCGCTGGAAGATGAAGAAGTATCAAGAACCTTAGGCCGTATACTTAGAAAATCAGGCATTAATATACTTACCGGCTCAACTGTTGAATCGGTTGACAGCAGCGGCGACTTATGCAAAGTAAGCGTAAAAACTGCTACCGGAACTGAAGTATTAGAGGCTGAGATCGTATTATCAGCCGTAGGTATCTCAACCAATATTGAAGGCATTGGCCTTGAAGAGGCGGGGGTTAAAACCGATAAAGGCAAGGTACTTGTTGATGATTTTTACAAAACCAATATTGAAGGTGTTTATGCCATAGGCGATATTGTTAAAGGACAAGCCTTAGCCCACGTGGCATCTGCCGAAGGCATTATCTGCGTTGAAAAAATTGCAGGCCACAATCCTGAGCCGTTAAATTATAACAACATACCGGGCTGTACTTATTGCTCGCCTGAAGTTGCTTCAGTAGGTTATACCGAAAAAGCAGCTAAAGAAGCCGGTTATGAGTTGAAAGTGGGCAAATTTCCATTCTCAGCATCGGGTAAAGCGAGTGCAGCAGGTGCAAAGGATGGTTTTGTTAAACTGATATTCGATGCCAAATACGGCGAAATTTTAGGCGCCCACATGGTAGGCCATAACGTTACCGAAATGATTGCCGAAATAGTTACAGCCCGCAAGCTGGAAGCTACCGGTCACGAGATCATTAAATCGGTACACCCTCACCCAACCATGAGCGAAGCAGTAATGGAAGCTGCCGCTGAAGCATACGGAGAGTGCATACACTTGTAA
- a CDS encoding sterol desaturase family protein: protein MLRFLSTQSPFNLWVIFLIENFAVTGLSLLFGWVILKISKSPVRLATVKEWFICCVTNLINTAITYLGFWLWLHGNIIFSFDLNWRIVPDFLILFLAMDLCMYGFHYIIHNSGIYKSIHSFHHTYENPTPIDLFVLHPLETVSFGLLWLIIISLYSFNFYAVFIYLVVNVGFGIIGHLGFEPFPANIRNSLPLKYLGTSTFHHKHHLDITHNYGFYTNIWDKLFKTYKV from the coding sequence ATGCTGCGTTTTCTTTCAACACAATCGCCATTTAATTTATGGGTGATTTTTTTGATCGAAAACTTTGCTGTAACTGGTTTATCATTATTATTCGGCTGGGTTATACTTAAAATATCCAAATCTCCCGTAAGACTCGCTACCGTAAAGGAATGGTTTATTTGTTGTGTAACTAATCTCATTAACACCGCAATAACTTATTTAGGTTTTTGGCTATGGTTGCACGGCAATATTATTTTCAGTTTTGACTTAAACTGGCGTATTGTTCCCGATTTCCTTATTCTATTTTTAGCGATGGATTTATGCATGTACGGATTTCATTACATCATACATAATTCAGGCATTTACAAAAGCATTCATAGTTTTCACCACACTTATGAAAACCCAACACCGATTGATCTTTTTGTATTACATCCACTTGAAACAGTAAGCTTTGGTTTGCTATGGCTTATCATTATCAGCCTATACAGTTTTAATTTTTATGCTGTATTCATTTACCTGGTAGTAAACGTTGGCTTTGGTATTATCGGGCATTTGGGCTTTGAGCCCTTTCCAGCAAACATAAGGAATAGTTTACCCTTAAAGTATCTGGGCACATCTACTTTTCATCATAAGCACCATTTGGATATAACACACAATTATGGCTTTTATACCAACATATGGGATAAGCTTTTCAAAACCTATAAAGTGTAA
- a CDS encoding helix-turn-helix domain-containing protein: protein MPIIINLDVMMAKRKMSLNELSDKVGITISNLSILKTGKAKAIRIETLEAICKALDCQPGDILEFVK from the coding sequence ATGCCGATTATTATTAACCTGGATGTAATGATGGCCAAAAGAAAGATGTCGCTAAATGAATTGAGCGATAAAGTAGGCATCACCATTTCTAATTTATCTATACTAAAAACGGGTAAGGCAAAGGCCATACGCATTGAAACCCTTGAAGCTATTTGTAAAGCCCTGGATTGCCAGCCGGGTGATATCCTTGAGTTTGTTAAGTAA
- a CDS encoding TonB-dependent receptor, translating to MRKYLLSLFISVFTMCLAYAQVATAQVHITGKLLDAQTKEPLIGATVLVKGTTKATSAALDGSFKLSVSSLSGTTLVISYVGYVSKEIEVTDANIGTVLVNPNSASMKEVVVNANPSLKINRQTPVAASSVGQIYIDEHGAGAEFPELMKMTPGVTVSRSGGGYGDSRINIRGFSSNNVALLINGIPVNDVEAGKIYWNDWAGLQDVTTSMQVQRGLGASTIAVPSMGGTIDISTRSTDIKEGGTISQSIGSYGAQKTLISYATGLSPDGWAASFLLSRATGNSPTAEGEYYTGYNYFANISKIIGKNQTLSINYMGASQRHGQLYTYNYVSTFQNAPQGSRYNSDWGYYNGQQYSAEQNYYNKPLASINYNWNINKTTSWSTILYGTWGTGAADYLAGTYGSLLPGSSNEVPRTGGTYSPIDFNAIEDKNIAANTANGNGAATAYMQDVVNNHQQYGAISTIKKTVGDITYLAGVDLRDYTGEHFQKVDNLFGSTYVQDTYTGSKGNINNPNNQATFGQKFNNDYTYDVVSEGAYAQAEYSKNDLTAFLTLSGSNTSNRRIDYFNYTPGNQDSKWINFLGYQAKGGANYNLDAHNNIYANIGYIQRAPLVGSLFLNKNNSINTGAVPEKLFDYELGYGYTSAQFTANVNAYRTSYRDRSQVFSAPNTVDPASPYYINVSGLNEMHEGIEADAKYRPIQGVVLGGMLSIGDYYYTSNTGAAQVTSADGKTTTQPALLVKGLKIGDTGSGVTGGPSAGSAQTTAGGTLDVKVLSHVTLGAQYLYYSHYYAAYNPSKISAANGFSQGEFQPYDIPNVGTMDLDVVFRFKMAGFDAEFIGNVYNVLNTKYISDAYESSPAPGLTPLQRIAGSPGTSTGTQPVPPTIGVNYGAPRFYMTTLKIKF from the coding sequence ATGAGGAAGTATTTACTCTCTTTATTCATTTCCGTTTTTACAATGTGTTTGGCGTATGCACAGGTGGCAACGGCCCAGGTACACATAACGGGCAAATTACTTGACGCACAAACCAAAGAGCCATTGATTGGCGCTACTGTTTTAGTTAAAGGAACAACAAAAGCAACGTCAGCTGCTCTTGATGGTTCTTTTAAACTTAGCGTTTCTTCTTTAAGCGGTACAACATTGGTAATTTCCTATGTAGGTTATGTATCAAAAGAAATTGAGGTAACTGATGCCAACATCGGTACAGTTTTGGTCAACCCTAACTCAGCTTCGATGAAAGAAGTAGTGGTTAACGCCAACCCATCATTAAAAATTAACAGGCAAACACCTGTTGCAGCTTCATCTGTGGGTCAGATCTACATTGATGAGCATGGCGCAGGTGCTGAATTTCCGGAGTTGATGAAAATGACCCCGGGCGTAACAGTTAGCCGCAGCGGCGGCGGTTACGGCGATTCAAGGATCAACATCCGCGGATTTTCCAGCAACAACGTTGCGCTTTTAATAAACGGTATACCTGTAAATGACGTTGAAGCTGGTAAAATTTACTGGAACGACTGGGCTGGTTTACAGGATGTTACTACTTCAATGCAAGTTCAGCGTGGTTTAGGTGCTTCAACCATAGCAGTGCCTTCAATGGGTGGTACTATTGATATCAGCACCCGCAGTACCGATATTAAAGAAGGTGGTACCATATCACAATCTATCGGCAGCTACGGCGCGCAAAAAACGCTGATATCTTATGCAACAGGTTTAAGTCCGGATGGTTGGGCTGCATCGTTCTTGCTTTCAAGAGCTACAGGTAATTCGCCAACTGCTGAGGGTGAATATTATACTGGTTATAACTATTTCGCAAACATATCAAAGATCATAGGCAAAAATCAAACCTTGTCTATCAACTATATGGGCGCTTCACAAAGGCATGGCCAGTTGTACACTTATAACTATGTTTCTACTTTCCAGAATGCTCCGCAAGGCAGCAGGTATAACTCTGATTGGGGGTATTATAATGGACAGCAATACAGTGCTGAGCAAAACTATTATAACAAGCCATTAGCTTCAATTAATTACAACTGGAATATTAACAAAACCACTTCATGGTCAACCATATTATATGGTACATGGGGTACAGGTGCTGCTGATTACCTGGCAGGTACGTACGGATCACTTCTTCCGGGTTCAAGCAATGAAGTACCAAGAACAGGCGGAACTTATTCTCCGATAGATTTTAATGCTATTGAAGACAAAAACATAGCAGCTAACACTGCAAACGGTAATGGTGCCGCAACTGCTTATATGCAGGATGTGGTAAACAACCACCAGCAGTATGGCGCTATAAGCACCATTAAAAAAACAGTTGGTGATATAACGTACCTGGCAGGTGTTGACCTGAGAGATTATACAGGCGAGCATTTTCAAAAAGTTGATAACTTATTTGGTTCAACATATGTACAGGATACTTATACCGGATCAAAAGGTAACATCAACAACCCAAACAATCAAGCTACATTTGGTCAAAAGTTTAACAACGATTATACTTATGATGTAGTTTCAGAAGGTGCTTATGCGCAGGCTGAATACAGTAAAAATGACCTTACTGCATTCTTAACCTTGTCTGGCAGCAATACCAGCAACCGCAGGATCGACTATTTTAACTATACCCCGGGTAACCAGGATAGCAAATGGATCAACTTTTTAGGTTACCAGGCAAAAGGTGGCGCTAACTATAACTTAGATGCGCATAACAATATTTATGCTAACATTGGTTATATACAAAGAGCACCACTGGTAGGTAGCCTTTTCCTAAATAAAAACAATAGCATAAACACAGGTGCTGTTCCTGAAAAATTATTTGATTACGAATTGGGCTACGGCTATACAAGCGCGCAATTTACCGCCAATGTTAACGCCTACAGAACAAGTTACAGAGACAGGTCGCAAGTATTTAGTGCACCAAATACAGTTGATCCTGCAAGCCCTTACTATATAAATGTAAGCGGATTGAACGAAATGCATGAAGGTATAGAAGCAGATGCTAAATATCGCCCGATACAAGGTGTGGTATTAGGCGGAATGCTTTCAATAGGTGATTATTATTATACTAGTAACACAGGTGCTGCTCAGGTAACAAGCGCAGATGGTAAAACTACAACTCAACCTGCCTTATTGGTGAAAGGACTGAAAATAGGAGATACGGGTAGTGGTGTTACAGGTGGCCCAAGTGCTGGAAGCGCGCAAACAACAGCAGGTGGTACTTTAGATGTTAAGGTATTATCACATGTGACTTTAGGCGCTCAATATTTATATTACAGCCACTATTATGCGGCATATAATCCATCAAAAATAAGTGCAGCAAATGGCTTTAGCCAGGGAGAATTCCAACCATATGATATTCCTAATGTTGGGACAATGGACCTGGATGTTGTCTTCCGCTTTAAAATGGCTGGTTTTGATGCTGAGTTTATCGGTAACGTATATAATGTGCTTAATACTAAATACATTAGCGATGCATATGAGAGCTCTCCTGCTCCCGGACTTACCCCCCTACAGCGTATAGCAGGTAGCCCTGGCACATCAACAGGTACGCAACCAGTACCACCAACAATTGGTGTAAACTATGGCGCGCCAAGGTTTTACATGACCACGTTGAAAATTAAGTTTTAA
- a CDS encoding chloride channel protein, which produces MRNIGYIKLFRSVADKVNQWRLRRNFQRNFLIYCSVVVGLIGGLAAVTLKYVVGLMEELSKNIASHLYYHIAYAFLPALGIFLTVAYQHLINRDHIEKGIGKILINIKKNRSNIKINNLYSQIITSSLTVGFGGSSGLEAPIVSIGAAVGSNTGKFFNLSPYEKTVLIAAGASAGIAAVFNSPIAGVLFSLEILIGEITIPTFIPLLIASATGVVVSKLLYSGQLFHLVTVGWVLNALPFYVILGLFSGWISVYISKMAGILEKGIFKKYNRYVRALAGGLLLGIIIMIFPALFGEGYTHLQDILNGNIDALKNETLFSSWLVQPLVMLLFIACLVLMKIVAAGITIGSGGNGGTFAPTMFTGAFLGLFVAFAVNQTGWVHLSVSNFIAVGMAGALSGVMHAPLTAIFLIAEITGGYVLFIPLMIVSAISYIISRLSNPYNMYWKELIHEQNIRPEQHYSMLDAIDLDSIINKTYTAVSKETIIADFYKLLSKSNANIFAVLNKEGLLEGVILMDQVRKQLFDQQIANETVSEIMVPPPTIIDYDQPVSSVMETFDALDVWQLPVVKDGKFIGFISKSTLLTQYREVIIQQHKETDLFAKI; this is translated from the coding sequence TTGCGAAACATAGGATATATTAAGCTGTTCAGGTCCGTTGCCGATAAAGTAAATCAATGGCGGTTAAGGCGCAATTTTCAACGAAATTTCTTAATATATTGTAGTGTTGTAGTAGGCCTTATAGGCGGCCTGGCAGCGGTTACACTCAAGTATGTGGTAGGTTTAATGGAGGAGCTAAGCAAGAATATCGCTTCACACCTTTATTATCATATTGCCTACGCATTTTTACCTGCCCTCGGTATTTTTCTTACAGTAGCCTACCAGCACCTTATCAACCGCGATCACATTGAAAAGGGCATTGGTAAAATACTCATCAACATAAAAAAGAACCGCTCAAATATTAAAATAAATAATCTGTACTCGCAGATAATTACCAGCTCATTAACTGTAGGCTTTGGTGGTTCATCGGGCCTTGAAGCACCTATTGTTAGTATAGGTGCGGCGGTAGGCTCTAATACTGGCAAGTTCTTTAACTTAAGTCCATACGAAAAAACGGTGCTTATTGCAGCAGGTGCATCAGCAGGTATAGCAGCCGTATTTAACAGCCCTATTGCTGGTGTGCTGTTTTCGCTTGAGATATTGATAGGGGAGATCACCATACCCACATTTATACCTTTATTAATAGCATCGGCAACGGGTGTTGTGGTATCAAAATTATTGTATTCAGGTCAACTATTTCATCTGGTTACTGTTGGATGGGTATTAAACGCGTTGCCTTTTTATGTGATCCTGGGTTTATTTAGCGGTTGGATATCGGTTTATATTTCCAAAATGGCCGGCATATTAGAAAAAGGAATCTTTAAAAAATATAACCGTTATGTAAGAGCATTGGCTGGCGGTCTATTATTAGGCATAATAATAATGATATTCCCAGCTTTATTTGGCGAGGGCTATACGCATTTGCAGGATATATTAAATGGTAATATAGATGCACTAAAAAACGAAACACTCTTTAGCTCATGGCTGGTACAGCCGCTGGTTATGCTGTTGTTTATAGCCTGCCTGGTATTGATGAAAATTGTTGCAGCGGGTATAACCATTGGTTCGGGCGGTAATGGGGGTACATTCGCACCTACTATGTTTACCGGTGCTTTTTTGGGCTTGTTTGTGGCATTTGCTGTTAATCAAACCGGCTGGGTGCATTTAAGTGTAAGCAATTTTATAGCGGTAGGTATGGCCGGTGCTTTAAGTGGTGTTATGCACGCTCCTTTAACGGCTATATTCCTGATAGCTGAAATTACGGGTGGGTATGTGCTGTTTATACCCTTAATGATCGTTTCGGCTATATCCTATATTATATCGCGCTTGTCGAACCCCTATAATATGTATTGGAAAGAGTTGATCCACGAGCAAAATATACGGCCCGAGCAGCATTATAGTATGCTTGACGCGATTGACCTCGATAGTATAATCAATAAAACCTATACGGCTGTAAGTAAAGAAACCATCATTGCCGATTTTTATAAACTGTTATCAAAAAGCAATGCAAATATTTTTGCCGTTTTAAATAAAGAAGGTTTATTGGAAGGTGTTATATTGATGGATCAGGTTCGTAAACAGCTTTTCGATCAGCAGATAGCTAATGAAACTGTTTCTGAAATTATGGTGCCGCCGCCAACTATTATTGATTATGATCAGCCGGTAAGCAGCGTTATGGAAACTTTTGATGCCCTTGATGTATGGCAACTACCGGTAGTTAAGGATGGAAAGTTTATCGGCTTTATCTCAAAATCAACCCTACTAACGCAATACCGCGAGGTAATCATACAGCAGCATAAGGAAACGGACCTGTTTGCGAAGATTTAA
- a CDS encoding AIR synthase related protein, which translates to MISSQRYDLRGVSASKDDVHNAIKNIDKGIFPKAFCKIIPDILTNDPEQCNIMHADGAGTKSSLAYTYWKETGDISVWRGIAQDAIIMNIDDLLCVGAIDNILLSSTIGRNKNVIPGDVIAAIINGTEEILTELREAGIGIYSTGGETADVGDLVRTIIVDSTVTCRMKRDDVISNHRIKAGDVIVGLASYGQASYEKEYNGGMGSNGLTSARHDVFNKSIAEKYPESYDQAIPYELIFSGSKNLTDLIDIGNGQSVTAGKLVLSPTRTYAPIIKAILDGYRSQIHGMVHCSGGAQTKVLHFIDDLHIIKDNLFPVPPLFKLIQEESGTSWQEMYKVFNMGHRMELYVPQEIAQQIIPISKSFNVDAQIIGHVEAAEKKQVTIRSEFGEFVYE; encoded by the coding sequence ATGATTTCTTCGCAAAGATATGATCTGAGAGGCGTATCTGCATCAAAAGATGATGTACATAATGCAATTAAAAACATTGATAAAGGTATTTTCCCGAAAGCATTCTGTAAAATAATACCTGATATTTTAACCAACGACCCGGAACAGTGCAATATTATGCATGCTGACGGCGCGGGCACCAAATCATCCCTGGCTTACACCTATTGGAAGGAGACCGGCGATATATCTGTATGGCGGGGCATTGCGCAGGATGCTATTATCATGAATATTGATGACCTGCTTTGCGTGGGTGCTATTGATAATATCCTTTTATCATCAACCATCGGCAGAAATAAAAATGTTATACCGGGTGATGTTATAGCCGCCATCATAAATGGCACCGAAGAAATTTTAACCGAGCTGAGAGAAGCAGGCATAGGTATTTACTCAACAGGCGGTGAAACTGCCGATGTAGGTGACCTGGTACGTACTATTATAGTCGACTCCACAGTTACCTGCCGCATGAAGCGTGATGATGTAATCTCGAACCATCGTATTAAAGCAGGCGATGTAATTGTTGGCCTGGCATCTTACGGGCAGGCCAGCTATGAAAAAGAATATAACGGCGGTATGGGTTCAAATGGCTTAACATCAGCAAGGCACGATGTTTTCAATAAATCCATTGCTGAAAAATATCCTGAAAGCTACGATCAGGCCATACCTTATGAATTAATATTCTCGGGCAGTAAAAACCTTACCGATCTGATTGATATCGGCAACGGGCAATCGGTAACAGCTGGAAAACTGGTATTATCCCCTACGCGTACCTACGCTCCTATTATTAAGGCGATACTTGATGGCTACAGAAGCCAGATACACGGCATGGTACATTGCAGCGGAGGCGCGCAAACCAAAGTACTGCATTTTATTGACGACCTTCATATCATTAAAGATAACCTGTTCCCTGTGCCGCCGCTATTTAAGCTGATACAGGAAGAATCAGGAACCAGCTGGCAGGAAATGTATAAGGTATTTAATATGGGCCACCGTATGGAGCTATATGTACCGCAGGAGATCGCTCAACAGATCATACCTATATCAAAAAGCTTTAATGTTGACGCGCAAATCATAGGCCATGTTGAAGCTGCTGAAAAGAAACAGGTGACTATACGCTCGGAGTTTGGCGAATTTGTGTATGAATAG
- a CDS encoding sigma-70 family RNA polymerase sigma factor, translating to MRQLKITQSITNRESQSLDKYLHEIGKVDLITAEEEVILAQKIREGDQAALERLTKTNLRFVVSVAKQYQNQGLTLGDLINEGNLGLIKAAKRFDETKGFKFISYAVWWIRQSILQAIAEQSRIVRLPLNQVGSLSKISKAFSKLEQEYEREPSPEELADILETTVDKISDTLSNSGRHVSMDAPFVQGEENTLLDVLENQEPNTDSILINESLSEEIKRSLSTLTEREREIIVLFFGLGTNHPLSLEEIGEKFNLTRERVRQIKDKALQRLRHTSRSKILKSYLG from the coding sequence ATGAGACAACTCAAAATAACACAATCCATAACCAATCGTGAGTCACAATCTCTTGACAAATACTTGCACGAAATTGGTAAAGTTGACCTGATAACAGCCGAAGAAGAAGTAATATTAGCCCAAAAAATACGCGAAGGCGACCAGGCTGCATTAGAGCGCCTTACAAAAACCAACCTTCGCTTTGTGGTGTCTGTTGCTAAACAATATCAGAATCAGGGCTTAACCCTGGGCGACTTAATAAATGAGGGTAACTTAGGCCTTATTAAAGCTGCCAAGCGTTTTGATGAAACAAAAGGTTTCAAATTTATATCATACGCCGTTTGGTGGATCCGTCAATCAATTTTGCAGGCTATTGCCGAGCAATCACGTATTGTACGTTTGCCTTTGAACCAGGTAGGTTCATTAAGTAAAATAAGTAAAGCCTTCTCAAAACTGGAGCAGGAATACGAACGGGAGCCTTCACCTGAAGAACTTGCCGATATTCTGGAAACAACCGTTGATAAAATATCTGACACGCTGAGCAATTCAGGTCGTCATGTATCAATGGATGCGCCATTTGTACAGGGTGAAGAAAATACATTATTGGATGTACTGGAAAACCAGGAGCCAAATACCGATTCAATTTTAATTAATGAGTCGTTGTCAGAAGAAATAAAACGTTCATTATCTACACTTACCGAGCGTGAGCGCGAGATCATCGTATTATTCTTTGGCTTAGGCACTAACCATCCGCTTTCACTGGAAGAAATAGGTGAGAAATTTAACCTGACCCGTGAGCGTGTACGACAAATCAAAGACAAAGCGCTGCAACGCCTGCGCCATACTTCAAGAAGTAAGATATTAAAGTCATATTTGGGTTAA